The DNA sequence ATTGCTCCTAGCATAAGATTCCTCCTTGTAAACTATTGGTTTAGACTGATTTTTCTACTTCCTATACTCGTTTATTCTATCAGCATATTCAGTCAAAAGATTTTTTGAATAAATTTTTTCATTACTTGAATTTCTAACTTCTTTCCAAAGGATGGAAGCTACTTTTAGTTTATTCGAGTAATTGTGACTATTTTCGTCTGCACAGAAATCCTTTAGAAATTGGTTCCATTGACAAACCGAATGATCATACTTGGCATAATCTGAATTTCCATGATAAACTTTTAGCATATCCTGTATTGTGAAACTCAAATCATTGTCGCTTTTTACTTTTCTCCAAGCAGTCGCCATATCGGCAGTAAATTTAAAGGGCGAAACATCTGTTAAAGTTGAGAAATATTCTCTAAAGTGTGCGTTAAAGGAGAATCCACATTCAAGTAAGGGCGTATCTAAGGTAACGACTTCTACTCGTTTCTTTTTCCTTTTTACTGTTGATTTTTTAATCAATTTCCCCTTAAAGTACTGCTTAATAATATCATTGAGTTCCTGTTTTGTACCTCTATATTCAAGCCCTAATGACTTGCATATCTGTGAAAGTTCATCCCGATACCAATAGTATTTGCTAAACTCATCAAACGATGCGATTTTATCAAACTCAGGTCTGCTCTCTATCAATATAATACCTCCTTAAAAACAGTTTAGGTTTTCATTTCTAAATAATGGAGTTTTAGTTTCTTTATTCTGAGGATTAGCTACGTTTCGCTAACAAACTCACACACTCAGCGGTTCGGACTTACCGTATCACCCGTGAAAAAACAATCCTCACGAAATAAAGGAAAATCCTTCGTTTTAATATTGTTCCATTCGTAAACTGAACCTACAATGTCTCCAATAATTGCTCCTAGCAGGGTATTCCTCCTTGTGACATATCAGATTCATTACACATTTCCAATGGTTCACTCTTTAAAAATGGTGCCACCAAATCAATCCACTCTTGAGGCAGGTAAGCTGACAAATAGCCGTGATTATAGCCCTTTGCTTCATACAAAATTGTATTTGAATGTAGCTGATGAAATAATTTCGCTGATTCTTTCACACAGTTCAATTCTTTTTCACCATAGATATACAGAACCTGAGCCTTGCTAGCAGAAATCATATCTTTCAGCTTGTAACATCCCATATAGGTTTTGTAAATGGTCACCAATGTTTTGACAGGCGTCCTTGGCAAATCCTCTAAATAATAAGCTTTTATTTCCTCTGGATAAGCCAGTTTAGGATAGAGTTTGTTCATCATGCTTAACTGAAGTTTGCAAGAGAATTTATTGAACATCAGTTTACCAAATAGAGACACTAGAAAGATGCTGATTTTAGCTAAACTTGGTTGAGGAATACAGAGGCTTCCATCTATGATGGCCTTCTCAGCAATTTCACTGTCTAAAGACAAAAGCTCCATGGCAATTTGACCACCAAGTGAAACACCACCGATTGCAAACAATTTCCCACCACAGTTTGCTTTGATATAGTCTAGAATCTCCAAAGCAGAATCTTCAGTAGAAACATAATCAAGTTGATATTCCTCGCCATGACCATTCAAAGTTGGTAGAATAATACGGTATTCTTTTGACAAGATTCGTGCTTGACGAAGATAATTCCACCAAGAACTGCCACCACCATGTATCAGTAAAATAGGAGGCAAATTCTTATCACCAAATTCATGGAATTTCATGTTTAAACTCCTTACTGTAGGGCTTTCACTAGATAAATACTTGTTAAATCAGTTTGAACAAGCAGTGATGTCTCATCAAATAGAAAAGTCTCTAACATTGATTATCTAGAATGACCACACGTTACTTTCAATAATGGATATCCTGATCTAAATTTTAAAATGTTGTTTCCTTACTAATTCTATTACTCGCCAATATAGTATAAATCAAATAACCAATAAAAATGATAATAAAAATAAGATTAATTTTTAACACAAAATAGAGATTTAACAAATTTGCGAACGCATGAAATAATATACAGTATCCCACAGATTTCGTTTGACGGTAAAGAAGCCCTAAAACAAAACTTAAAAATAATGTATATATAAAAAATAAAATAAAAGGAAATCCTTGATGACTTTCTCCAACTATAAACCATAAAGGCAGATGCCAAATTCCCCAAATTGATCCTACAATCAAATTAGATTGCCAATAAGTATATTTTTTATCAAGTAAAGGTTGTAGTATACCTCTCCATCCTAATTCTTCATGTCCGCCACCAAAAAAAATTAATTGAATAAAGAATAGTGGCATCAGATAAATGGATACTCCGTTTAATTCTAAGGAAGATACAGAAAATAGTATCAAAATTGCTAACAAATGAATAATGAAATAAATACTACTACTTTTTCTTTTAGTGAATACAAAATGTTTAAATTTTATATTATTCCTTTTCAAATAAAAGCCACTTGCAATAGCTGGACCAAGTGCACCTACTATATGTAACATTCTCCCTATAAATGTTTCTAATCCCAAAATATAAGATTGAGTAAAGATGGCAAGAAGCCCCCAAGCTATATAAGTAATTCCAAATGTACAATAAAGATAATTTATTAAATTCTTTTTGTCAATTTCTGTCATTTTATCTTCCTTATTTTGATTATTTTATATGTAATATTTGTTACTGCTTCTTAGTTGCTCTCGATTATAACTACCTATATTCTATCATAAAAACACAAAAAAGCCTTACAATCAAGGCTTTTCGTTATTCATTTCGTCAATACTTTAGCTTCGTAGATTCAAATTCGCATGATTAGAATTAGTCAATTTTCTCTATAATGTTCCCAAATTTATCCAAGACAAGACAGGAATGATCATTTAGTGGAATTATGGGAACGTTAACGAGTTCTTCAGCTCTATCCTTATTTGCTTTATCATTCCATGAATCATAATGGACACTAATTAAAAACTGACTAAAGAGTCCTAATCCATCTTTTATCTTTATCTGATGATCTGAATTATCATTAGGTGAGACATAGACTTTTTCTCCTAATAATAGGGCTCCTGCAGAAAACCCTATAACTTTTGCCCCTTTATTAAGCATATGATCGATATAATTTTTGAACTCCTGATTGACATAAGTAGCTATATATTTTTCCGTATTTCCTCCACCGATGATGATTAGATCAGCATCTAAATAGCTATCAAAATCAATCTGCTCAGTGTCCAAAAGTAAGTAATCAGTGTTTAGATTAGTAAATTGACTTTGGAAAACTTCCGTGTACTTTTTCATATAGGGTTGCCAATTATCTCGAAAAACTGTAAAAATAACAATTCTTTCAATCTTGCTTGATAATACAATTTTATCAACAATGGTATATTTCGTTATTGGGGGATTCCCACCCATCAAAAAAATTTGTTCTTTCAAGTTAACACACTTTCTAAAGATACATAAAGTTTAAACAAGTTTATTCACGTTTCTAAATTATAATTTTTTCTTAAAATGAATAATTCTATTTGCCTCCTGAAATCCAATATTGAGATGAAATCTTATAGAATCCGTATTCGTTAAAGTACAGTCACTTGCAAATTCTTTACATCCTTTATTTTTCGCCCATTCCTCACATTTTGTACAGAGATTTTTAGCAATATCCTTTAAACGATATTCCTCGTCGACAATAATCCCTTCTAAGAATCCAACAGGACTATATTTACAACTTTCAACATAATCAAATCTGAGTGAACATACTGCTAGACCAACAATTGTGTCACCTTCAACTTCAGTAAAGATTGCAGTATTTTTGCCATTCGTATATCTTTTTACTTCATCAATAGCTTCTTTATCGGTCAATTGGGGCCATAATTGTTTCATTAGTTTAGCCGTTTTTATAGAATCTTTTGTTATTCCATCCATATTGATGTTCCTCCGCAAATTACAAGCAAATGTTTCGAATCATGCTGTTACTTTGTTACTCATTGATTGATACCAATACCATCCTCTTCTACTTTTCGACTGTCTCAGATCGGAAGAGCAGAGCCACGCACTCAGCGGTTCGCTGTTACCGTATCGTTTAGTCGTAAACTCCTTACTCTACGACGTCTATCCCATGGGCAGAACATCTGCTTCTACTTCGCTGATGCCTCAGCTCGTACAAGCAGTGATACCGCCTCAACATGATGCGTCTGTGGAAACAGATCCACCGGCTGGACTTTCCTCAACTCATATCCCAATTCTTGATAGAGTTTGATATCACGCGCCATGGTTGCGACATTACATGAAATATAAGCGATGCGGTCTGCTCCTGTTTGAGCACTTGCTTTGATAAAGCTCTCGATCAAGCCCTTGCGTGGTGGGTCGACCAATATAACGGTTGGTTGAATACCTTCCTTGAGCCAATTCTTCATTGCATTTTCAGCAGTATCACAGACATAGTGGGCATTTGTGATATTATTTAATGTAGCATTCTTCTGGCTATTCTCAACTGCTTCTGGAATCACTTCAACACCGTAGACTTCCTTGATATGCTTGGCGACTGATAAACCAATGGTTCCAATACCCGAATAAGCATCGATCACCACATCATCTGCTTTTAATCCTGCAAAGTCGATAGCCGTTTGATAGAGTTTCTCCGCCATTTCAGTATTGACTTGGTAAAAGGCTGGGCCAGCGATTTGGAAGTCATTTCCCAACATCTGATCCGTAATATAGTCTTGACCATAAAGAGTCTTCCATTCCTTACCAAAAATCGCATTGGTATTCTGGTCATTGATATTCTGCATGACAGACACAATCTCTGGGAACTGCTTGATAACTTGTTCAATCAACTGCTCCACTCGGAAAACTTTAGAACGTGTAGTCACTAAGATAACCATGATTTGTCCTGTATAGTGACCACGACGCACCACAAGATTCCGAATCAAGCCAGACTGTTCCCTTTCATCATAAGGTTTCAAATCAAAACGACGGAGCAAATCGCGTAGAGCCACTACGACTTGATCAATGACAGGATCCTGGATAAAGAAATCTTCAAGGGGCATAAGGTCATGCGAATTCTTACGGAAAAAGCCAGTTTCCAAGACACCATTCACTCGACGAACGGGCACCTGTGCCTTGTTTCGATACTTAACTGGATTTTCCATACCTAGTGTTTCAGCGACCTCTACATCTCTAATGCCAGCAATTTTGTAGAGATTGTCTTTGACTTGCTTGGTTTTGAACTTGAGCTGCTCTGGATAGGCAAGATGCCCCAAGTCAGCGATACCTGAACGTAGATAAGCTAGGTCAAGATCTTGGTTACGATGCGGAGAATGTGTAAGGTATTCTTCAACTTTCCCGTAGCCAATCTTTTTATTGACTTTAAGGACACGCATGAGGATTTTCTCAGTTGGTAGAGCATTTTCTACAAAGAAAACCAAACCTTCTATCTTGGCGACCCCTGCCCCTTCATGGGTCAAATCAACAATTTCAACTTCTACAATATCATTTTTCTTTAACATATTCTTCACTTTCTATCGGCCGACAAAAAAAGACGGCAACATTTCTGCTACCATCTATTATATCATGAAATGACCTAAGCACCAAAACTCTTGAAGAAGTTGACAATGGCTTGCCAAAGGGAGCTAAAAAAGTTGCCCCCCTCTTCTAACGCTTTATTGGCATCAAAGTTGAGGTTGATATTTTTAAAACTATCTCCAGCTTGGGAAACGATGCTTTCCTTGAGGTCATTTAGGGTTTTAGTGAAATCAGCATTGTTCAAAATGTCGCTCTTTGAGAGGTTTAGGGCAAAATTGATGATGATATTGACCTGGTTTCCTGTTATAACCTGATCAAGTTTGTAGTTTTTTAGCGTATCTTCAACGATTTTGCGGACATCTTCTTCTGTCAGATTTCCTTTTGCTTCTTTTGCCTTTGCGATTCCTGCCTTGATATCTGTCATAGCCGCATTGAGCTTATTAGCATCGTATCCTGACTTGTCCTTGTTTTCAGCATTGATTTCGGACAAGGCTTTTAGTTCTTCTTGGGCCAAGTCTTTATTGGCTTGCGGTACTTTAGCACCATTGGCCTCTAACGAGTAGTAAATCCCTGCTAGGGCGCTTTCTCCTGTAACTGGAATAGGAGCTGCAACTGTGATTTTGGCATGCTCCACTCCAAGAGTCACAGCTGCGTTACGGTACATATCCTGCGTCACCTTGGTGATATTTTCAGGCGTTTCAATCTTGACCTCTAGAGGCGATTTGTCACCCAGCTTTTGAATCTTGGCCGACGAATAGAGCTGTAAACTAGCATCATTAGCCACATTCATGATTTTCGAATAGATATCAGGTGTCATGGTTTTGATATCTTTGGTATCTTTCGATGCGTCATAACCAAGTTTGCTAAGTGTTTGATTTTTTTGGTCTTCAGTTAGCGAAGAGCCAAGAACATATTCAGGTTGTACATAGGTTTCATCGATTACTTTTTGAACATCGGTTGCTGCGTGGACACTCGTCATAGCTGTTGCTGCCCACAAAACTGCAGCGCTTGTTAGAAAAAGTTTCTTTCTCATAGGGTATTCCCTCCTTTACCTTTCTAGGGTAATAAAACATTCTTAAAGAAAGCTTATAGTGAAAAACACCTGGTAAAACCAGATGTTTAGAAGAAATTAAAGAATTTCATGATATACAGGTTAAAACGTACCTGTCTGGAGTAGTAATAGTTTCCTCCATTTTCGTAGAGTTCGGCTCCATGAAAGATAGAAATAGGGGTGATATAGGTGTAGGTCTTCCCCGTGGTATTCCCAAGGATTGGAGCGACTGTTTCTCGGGAATAACGCTTGGCTAGAGCTAGTGTATTTTCCTTACCATTCTGAGCGATAAAGTCTATATAGGCAGGTCCAAAATTATAGGCTTGAACGGCGGTCCAGACATCTACTCCTTTGCTCTGTGCTAAATAGAGGTTATCGGTTAGAGTTTGAATCCCTTGGCGAATACTAGAGGCGTTGTCATTGATGGTATTGGTAGCGCCACTAGCAGACTCACTAGACTGCATGACATCCCGCTCTTTTCCTTTCGTTTCGGTATAAATCATAGCGAGAACTAACTCTTCATTGGCTGGAGTATCTCTTTCACTGAGGATTTCCCGAACCATAGGTTGATAGGTCATGACTTGCTTTACATCCTGACGAATGTGATAGGCTTTGTATCCAGCAAAAAGGAGGACTGCTAGCACTAGCATTCTTCTTATAAATTTAAACATTATTTACTTTGAATATCCTCAATATTTTTGATTAAGATAGAATAGGTTCCATTGTCATTTTGGATAAACTCAACAGATTCTGCGTCTTGGTATACATTATTAGGAACGATGAGTTCAATTCCGTTTGACAAGGAAAGTTTTTGGTTTTCAAATTTCTTGAGCTGACGACTGGCATCAATTTCATCAAACTGGACTGGTTCGGGTACGGCTTCCTTGACTTGGTCGATAAAGCTCAAACGAGCTGTTAGATTGTTATCAAAAAGGTCATTCGCCAATTTTTCAGGAGACAATTCATTGCTTTCTTCTAAATTATTGAAAATCGCTGATTTGACCTTGGATTGAAACTGAAAATCATCTGTGTTAAAGGACTCTGCAATTCTCTGGGCTGTTTTTTCCAGTTCCTTGATGGATTTTTTTGGCGAAATCTTAGGGGCAACAGCTAGGAGATTTTCTGAAAAGTAGTTCAAAAAAGTCCCATTATACTTGATGCGTTTTTCGATGAGATGGTACTTGCGACTTTGAAGATTGACCACCAAGGCCTCATCAGCCCCCGTTCCAAATCCAGGCAAGTTATTCTGAGTTAGCTTGATTGGATTATCAACTTCTCCACCGAGGTGGGTCAAAGTCTCACGTAGAGCAATTCGTAAGAAAGCGAAATGCTCTACACCTTCTTTAGAAAACTGAACAAAAACCAAGTCATTGGTCTTGAGATTTTCTGAAATACTAAACTCCTCTTTCCAAAGATTAGCCAGTGTTACCGAAGTCTCCAACAAATCGTCTGAGATGTGATTGAAGAAGGGATTTTCTTCTTCGAAAATCCCTGTCTTGGCTTCATCTGAATACACACGTTCAATTTTTTTGCGCAGGTATTCTTCGATTTTTGGCGTGATATTGAGAAACTTATCCGCTAGGAACAACTCGGTATCATCTGGGCTGAACTGATGGATAATGGCTTTCTTAATATAAATGTCCATAAAAGTTTTAGTCCTCGTATAATGGGAAGGCATCTGTCAACGCTTTGACTTCGCTTCTCACTTCTTCTAAGACAGCTTCATTTTCTGCATTCTTAAGGGTTTTAATGATGAGTTCAGCTACTTTACGGCTTTCTTCTTCACCAAATCCACGTGCAGTGATGGCTGCAGATCCGATACGAATCCCACTTGTTTTAAATGGTGACAAAGTTTCGTAAGGGATTGAGTTTTTATTTAGAGTAATATTGACTTCATCCAGCAAGTTTTGAGCCACTTTTCCGTTTTCAACAACCTTAGTAACATCAACTAAGAAGAGGTGGTTTTCAGTTCCGCCAGAAATGATACGGAAATCAGGGTCTTGCAAGAAGACTTCAACCATAGCCTTGCTGTTTTTGATGACATTAGCAGCATATTCCTTGAAGGCTGGATCTAAAACTTCTTTGAAAGAAACCGCCTTAGCCGCCACAACATGTTCCAAAGGACCGCCTTGAATACCAGGGAAAATAGCTGAATTGATTTTCTTAGCTAGGTCCTCATCATTTGTCAAAATCAAACCACCACGAGGTCCACGAAGGGTTTTGTGGGTCGTTGTTGTCGTGATATGAGCATATGGCACTGGGCTTGGGTGAAGACCAGCTGCAACCAAACCAGCGATATGAGCCATGTCCACCATGAGCTTAGCTCCAACAGCGTCTGCAATTTCACGGAATTTTGAAAAGTCGATAATTTGTGAATAGGCTGAAGCACCTGCTACAATCAGTTTTGGTTTTACTTCTTGGGCTTGTTTCAAAATAGCATCAAAGTCCAAGAGTTCTGTTTCAGGATCCACACTATAAGAAACAAAGTTGTAGGTTTGACCAGAGAAGCTGACAGGAGCTCCGTGGGTCAAGTGTCCACCTGCAGCCAAATCCATCCCCATAACCGTATCACCTGGTTCAATCAAGGCCATGTAAGCAGCACAGTTTGCTTGACTTCCTGAGTGGGGTTGGACATTGGCAAATTTTGCACCGAAAATTTCTTTCGCGCGTTCAATAGCCAGAGTCTCTACAACGTCCACCACATCTGTACCACCGTAATAACGGCGTCCTGGGTAACCTTCGGCATATTTGTTCGTCAAGATAGACCCTTGAGCCGCCATAACAGCCTTGGAAACCACGTTTTCCGAAGCAATCAACTCAATGTTGTTTTGTTGGCGTTCTTCTTCTTTGGCAATAGCATTCCAGAGATCAGCATCGTATGCTTTAAAATCATCTTTGTCAAAAATCATAGGTCTTCTCCTTTATAGTGTGACTGGTCCTTTAGTTTATTTTACAAAAACCAAACTAAAAGATGCGAATAAACCGTTTTTGCACTTTATCACAAGTATAACCAACTTTTTCATAAAATGCATGAGCACCCAGACGATGATCGGCAGAGTTTAGGCGGATAAACCCATAACCACGTCTTTTTGCTTCCTGATCCAACCCTTGCAGTAAGCTTTTACCGATACCTTGCCCTTGAGCTTGAGGCGAAACCGCTAAGCCTAAGATATTGAATCCTGCTTTGGAATAGAGGGATTCATAAACTTCAGCATGGACATATCCAAGCAAGATATGACTAGCTGCATCCTCATAACCAAGTAGGAAATGATGGGAATCCTGAGACAGTCTAGCTAGTTGACTAGCTGTGTCCTCTGGACTAAAAGAGTAGCCCAAAGCCTCTTTGTTAATCTCACATATAGCATTCACATCTGTTTCTTGCAAATCTCTGAGCATCTCATTCCTCCTCAAAAGAAATCTCTGGCAACTGTGCAAGAATATCTTCTCGCTTAAACGCCCCTTGGCGTAGGATTTTCACCTTGTCTCCAGACAAATCCAAAATCGTCGAATCCTGTCCAGTTAGAAAAGCATCATCCTCCAGACCCAAAACCTCTTGGTCAAAATCCTCTAGAATTTGAGCAAAGGTCACTCCACTCGCCTGACCTGAAATATTGGCAGACGGCCCAATCAAAGGTCCTGTCTCTCGAATCAAATCCAGTGTAATGGGGTGACTCGGCATCCGAAATCCCACCGTTGAAAGACCAGAATTGACCCAAAAGGGAACTCTGTCATTGGCTTCGAGGATAATGGTCAAGGGACCCGGTAAAAAGGTCTCTACAAGTTTTTGTAGATAAGTTGGCTGATTCTTTGAAAAGTGCAAGATATCCTCTAGAGAGGCAACATTAAGGTTAAGAGCCTTATCTCTGGGACGACGTTTGAGTTGGTAAACATGGTCCACTGCTTTTTCATCTAGAGCTTTGGCAAAGAGACCATAAACTGTCTCAGTAGGTAAGACAACTGCCCCCCCTTTTTCCAACTCTTGTCTAATCCTGTCCATCATCAACTACAACCATCCTATCTTGACCAAATTGGTCTTTGAGTGTTCGTACCCGTTTTTGGGGAAGATGCTTCCTAAAAAGCGCAGGAACACTTTGACCTTGCTTGTATCCAATTTCAAGGTAAATCTTACCACCATCTGTGAGATAGTCTTTTGCATCTTCCGCAATTCTGCGGTAAATAGCTAGGCCATCCTCATCTGCAAAGAGAGCTAGATGAGGCTCCGAATGTAAAACATTCAAACCGACCTCTGACTCATCTTCACGAGAGATATAAGGTGGATTGGATACAATTATATCATATTTTTCAGAAATTTCTGCAAAACAATCAGATTTTTTAAAAAATATATTAAGATTTTGATTTCTAGCATTCTCTGATGCAAGCTCTAAGGCCTCTTGGGAAATATCCGCTGCCGTCACTGACCAACCTGGTCTGTTTTTAGCTAATCCAAGAGCTATGGCCCCACTTCCAGTCCCAATATCTAGAATCTTAAGATTTTCCTCAGGATTTTCTGTGAGGATGAGTTCCACCAACTCTTCTGTTTCTGGACGAGGAATCAAAACCCGCTCATCCACTTTTAACTGCATTCCAAAGAAATCTACGTGACCAATGATATACTGGGCTGGTTTATGAGTTGCTAACTGCTGGTAAATCTCTTCTACAAATTGTTTTTCTTCCTCTGTTACCTCTTGCTGTAGGGCAAAAATGAATTCAGTAAAAGATAGATTTTTCAGGCTACGATAGACAAAAGAGAGGCTTTCTGCTTCCTCTCCTTGTCTTATCAACTCTTCTTCAAAATCTGAAAATAATTGAGCTAATTTCATTATTTGTTTAATTCTTCTAATTTTTGTGTTTGGTCATAAAGAACCAAGGCATCTACAACTTCATCCAATTTACCAGACAAAATGGTATCTAGTTTTTGGAGAGTCAAACCGATACGGTGGTCTGTAACACGGTTTTGTGGGAAATTATAAGTACGGATGCGCTCTGAACGGTCACCAGTACCGATAGTAGACTTACGCTCAGCGTCTTGTTCATCTTGAGCAATCTGAGCAAAATGATCAGCAACACGCGCACGGATAATCTTCATAGCCTTCTCACGGTTTTTCTGCTGGGTACGTTCTTCCTGCATCTCAACCTTGATATTGGTTGGCAAGTGAACGATACGAACAGCAGTCGCAACCTTGTTGACGTTCTGTCCACCAGCACCTGATGCGTGGTAGATGTCAACACGAAGGTCTTTTGGATCAATATCGTACTCTACTTCTTCCACTTCAGGCATGACTAGAACTGTCGCTGTCGAGGTATGAACACGGCCTTGACTTTCTGTCACAGGGACACGTTGAACACGGTGGGCTCCAGACTCATACTTGAGTTTAGAGTATACAGACTGACCAGAAACCATAGCAACCACTTCTTTGAAACCACCGACACCGTTCATAGAAGCTTCCATGACTTCAAAGCGCCAACCTTGGGCTTCCGCATACTTTTGGTACATAGTTAGAAGGTCTCCGGCGAAAAGTGCCGCTTCGTCACCACCAGCCGCTCCACGGATTTCAAGGATGATGTTCTTATCATCGTTTGGATCCTTTGGAAGGAGCAAGATTTTGAGTTTTTCTTCGTATTCTTCTTTTTCAGCCTTGGCATCTTTCAGCTCTTGCTTAGCCATTTCTTCCAAGTCCGCATCCCCGCCAGATTCTTTAATCATCTCTTCTGCATCAACGATGTTTTGAAGGACTTGTTTGTACTCACGGTAGGTAGTTACCGTATCACGAGTAGAAGCCTCTTCTTTTGAAAGCTCCATGAAACGCTTGGTGTCCGAAACGACATCAGGGTCACTCAGCAATTCTCCTAATTCTTCATAACGGTCTTCTACAGCTTGTAGTTGATCATAGATGTTCATTTTTTCTCCTTAGTTCTCAATTGTTAAATCATAGATTGCTACTACTTCGTTCTCAAATATTTCCCCAGTTTCTTTAAATCCATAACTGAGGTAACAAGATCTTGCATGTTCATTTTCTGGTTCATAAGACAACCAAAGTTTATTGCCTAAACCTGCTGGCGCTGTCCGAACATAGTCCAGCACTTTATCCATAATTGGTTTAAAATATCCTTGATTTTGAAAATTCTTATCAATCATAAAACGAAATAGTAAATAATTTTCACTACTAATTCCTATCTTTTTATCATAAGCTATCATCACAAAACCTATAATTGCATTATTATCATAAACTGCCAATGGAGCTACAAAATCTCCATTTTTAGTGTAGACATATGCTTCAGCTAAACTAATTGCGTTGGTTGCAATGAATTGTTTTTGATATTCCTTGACATCCAAATTCAAA is a window from the Streptococcus oralis genome containing:
- a CDS encoding SAP domain-containing protein — translated: MIESRPEFDKIASFDEFSKYYWYRDELSQICKSLGLEYRGTKQELNDIIKQYFKGKLIKKSTVKRKKKRVEVVTLDTPLLECGFSFNAHFREYFSTLTDVSPFKFTADMATAWRKVKSDNDLSFTIQDMLKVYHGNSDYAKYDHSVCQWNQFLKDFCADENSHNYSNKLKVASILWKEVRNSSNEKIYSKNLLTEYADRINEYRK
- a CDS encoding ADP-ribosylglycohydrolase, which translates into the protein MLGAIIGDIVGSVYEWNNIKTKDFPLFREDCFFTGDTVSPNR
- a CDS encoding alpha/beta fold hydrolase; amino-acid sequence: MKFHEFGDKNLPPILLIHGGGSSWWNYLRQARILSKEYRIILPTLNGHGEEYQLDYVSTEDSALEILDYIKANCGGKLFAIGGVSLGGQIAMELLSLDSEIAEKAIIDGSLCIPQPSLAKISIFLVSLFGKLMFNKFSCKLQLSMMNKLYPKLAYPEEIKAYYLEDLPRTPVKTLVTIYKTYMGCYKLKDMISASKAQVLYIYGEKELNCVKESAKLFHQLHSNTILYEAKGYNHGYLSAYLPQEWIDLVAPFLKSEPLEMCNESDMSQGGIPC
- a CDS encoding CPBP family intramembrane glutamic endopeptidase translates to MTEIDKKNLINYLYCTFGITYIAWGLLAIFTQSYILGLETFIGRMLHIVGALGPAIASGFYLKRNNIKFKHFVFTKRKSSSIYFIIHLLAILILFSVSSLELNGVSIYLMPLFFIQLIFFGGGHEELGWRGILQPLLDKKYTYWQSNLIVGSIWGIWHLPLWFIVGESHQGFPFILFFIYTLFLSFVLGLLYRQTKSVGYCILFHAFANLLNLYFVLKINLIFIIIFIGYLIYTILASNRISKETTF
- a CDS encoding Type 1 glutamine amidotransferase-like domain-containing protein, translated to MKEQIFLMGGNPPITKYTIVDKIVLSSKIERIVIFTVFRDNWQPYMKKYTEVFQSQFTNLNTDYLLLDTEQIDFDSYLDADLIIIGGGNTEKYIATYVNQEFKNYIDHMLNKGAKVIGFSAGALLLGEKVYVSPNDNSDHQIKIKDGLGLFSQFLISVHYDSWNDKANKDRAEELVNVPIIPLNDHSCLVLDKFGNIIEKID
- the aac(6') gene encoding aminoglycoside 6'-N-acetyltransferase; the encoded protein is MDGITKDSIKTAKLMKQLWPQLTDKEAIDEVKRYTNGKNTAIFTEVEGDTIVGLAVCSLRFDYVESCKYSPVGFLEGIIVDEEYRLKDIAKNLCTKCEEWAKNKGCKEFASDCTLTNTDSIRFHLNIGFQEANRIIHFKKKL
- the rlmD gene encoding 23S rRNA (uracil(1939)-C(5))-methyltransferase RlmD; amino-acid sequence: MLKKNDIVEVEIVDLTHEGAGVAKIEGLVFFVENALPTEKILMRVLKVNKKIGYGKVEEYLTHSPHRNQDLDLAYLRSGIADLGHLAYPEQLKFKTKQVKDNLYKIAGIRDVEVAETLGMENPVKYRNKAQVPVRRVNGVLETGFFRKNSHDLMPLEDFFIQDPVIDQVVVALRDLLRRFDLKPYDEREQSGLIRNLVVRRGHYTGQIMVILVTTRSKVFRVEQLIEQVIKQFPEIVSVMQNINDQNTNAIFGKEWKTLYGQDYITDQMLGNDFQIAGPAFYQVNTEMAEKLYQTAIDFAGLKADDVVIDAYSGIGTIGLSVAKHIKEVYGVEVIPEAVENSQKNATLNNITNAHYVCDTAENAMKNWLKEGIQPTVILVDPPRKGLIESFIKASAQTGADRIAYISCNVATMARDIKLYQELGYELRKVQPVDLFPQTHHVEAVSLLVRAEASAK
- a CDS encoding DUF1002 domain-containing protein, producing the protein MRKKLFLTSAAVLWAATAMTSVHAATDVQKVIDETYVQPEYVLGSSLTEDQKNQTLSKLGYDASKDTKDIKTMTPDIYSKIMNVANDASLQLYSSAKIQKLGDKSPLEVKIETPENITKVTQDMYRNAAVTLGVEHAKITVAAPIPVTGESALAGIYYSLEANGAKVPQANKDLAQEELKALSEINAENKDKSGYDANKLNAAMTDIKAGIAKAKEAKGNLTEEDVRKIVEDTLKNYKLDQVITGNQVNIIINFALNLSKSDILNNADFTKTLNDLKESIVSQAGDSFKNINLNFDANKALEEGGNFFSSLWQAIVNFFKSFGA
- a CDS encoding lysozyme family protein, translating into MFKFIRRMLVLAVLLFAGYKAYHIRQDVKQVMTYQPMVREILSERDTPANEELVLAMIYTETKGKERDVMQSSESASGATNTINDNASSIRQGIQTLTDNLYLAQSKGVDVWTAVQAYNFGPAYIDFIAQNGKENTLALAKRYSRETVAPILGNTTGKTYTYITPISIFHGAELYENGGNYYYSRQVRFNLYIMKFFNFF
- a CDS encoding nucleoid-associated protein, giving the protein MDIYIKKAIIHQFSPDDTELFLADKFLNITPKIEEYLRKKIERVYSDEAKTGIFEEENPFFNHISDDLLETSVTLANLWKEEFSISENLKTNDLVFVQFSKEGVEHFAFLRIALRETLTHLGGEVDNPIKLTQNNLPGFGTGADEALVVNLQSRKYHLIEKRIKYNGTFLNYFSENLLAVAPKISPKKSIKELEKTAQRIAESFNTDDFQFQSKVKSAIFNNLEESNELSPEKLANDLFDNNLTARLSFIDQVKEAVPEPVQFDEIDASRQLKKFENQKLSLSNGIELIVPNNVYQDAESVEFIQNDNGTYSILIKNIEDIQSK